Proteins encoded together in one Astyanax mexicanus isolate ESR-SI-001 chromosome 10, AstMex3_surface, whole genome shotgun sequence window:
- the nkx1.2lb gene encoding NK1 transcription factor-related protein 1: MNRDKAPAGELSIDPPAQTAVIVAAPSESATDARGDKRETLPTVPQGDGRDGAARHEVPPVSHRTTSFSVLDILDPNKFTSKRQPTSRAGCELPYGAENRDGLKLHSEEHEARKAPGIFKDGFVFRSELEPELTRASPADVELHEDACSEVSDGGALAGNGEDDGEREEDEEDDDDETTLLKSASPGGTHSHGHAHGTASQQSQQQQQTKPKRKRSGSDSKSGKPRRARTAFTYEQLVALENKFKSTRYLSVCERLNLALSLSLTETQVKIWFQNRRTKWKKQNPGADTSAPAGGVGGGAGGGVGGGPGGLSPLSHSPPMGGHLAMHSGYGPPAPGGLVCATQLPFLPGHAVLSPFMLGSQTYGAPAFYTPHL, from the exons ATGAACCGGGATAAAGCGCCGGCGGGCGAGCTGTCCATCGACCCGCCCGCACAGACCGCCGTGATCGTGGCCGCCCCTTCGGAGAGCGCGACGGACGCACGCGGAGACAAGCGTGAGACTTTGCCCACGGTGCCGCAGGGCGACGGGCGGGATGGAGCCGCGCGCCACGAGGTGCCCCCGGTTTCCCATCGGACCACCTCCTTCTCCGTTCTGGACATCCTGGACCCAAACAAGTTCACCAGCAAGCGGCAACCGACGAGTCGCGCGGGCTGCGAGCTCCCCTACGGCGCGGAGAACCGGGACGGACTGAAGCTTCACTCGGAGGAGCACGAGGCCCGGAAAGCGCCCGGAATCTTCA AGGACGGGTTCGTGTTCAGGTCCGAGCTCGAGCCCGAGCTGACCCGCGCCAGTCCCGCGGACGTGGAGCTGCACGAGGACGCCTGCAGTGAGGTCAGCGACGGCGGCGCGCTCGCGGGGAACGGAGAGGACGACGGCGAGCgcgaggaagatgaggaggacgACGACGATGAGACGACGCTGCTGAAGAGCGCGAGCCCCGGGGGCACGCATAGCCACGGGCACGCGCACGGGACCGCGAGCCAACAGTCGCAGCAACAGCAGCAAACCAAGCCCAAGAGAAAGCGCTCGGGCTCAGACTCCAAATCGGGCAAACCGCGGCGCGCGCGGACCGCCTTCACGTACGAGCAGCTGGTGGCGCTCGAGAACAAGTTCAAGTCCACGCGCTACCTGTCCGTGTGCGAGCGCCTAAACCTGGCGCTCTCGCTGAGTCTGACCGAGACTCAGGTCAAGATCTGGTTCCAGAACCGACGGACCAAGTGGAAGAAGCAGAACCCGGGCGCGGACACGAGCGCGCCGGCGGGCGGGGTGGGAGGGGGCGCGGGAGGCGGCGTGGGCGGTGGACCCGGCGGCCTCAGTCCCCTCAGCCACTCCCCGCCCATGGGCGGACACTTGGCCATGCACTCCGGCTACGGGCCGCCCGCGCCGGGGGGGCTCGTGTGCGCCACGCAGCTGCCCTTCCTGCCCGGTCACGCGGTGCTCTCGCCCTTCATGCTGGGCTCGCAGACTTACGGAGCCCCGGCCTTCTACACCCCGCACCTGTGA